CCACGTCGGTCGGATTGCGCTTGAGCTCGGTGAAGTTCTTGACCAAGTAATCGATTTCATCCGGAGAGAGCGCGAGGCCCATTTCCTTGTCGGCCTTCACTAGGGCATCGCGGCCCTGGTCGAGCACCGGAATCACGTTCAGCGGGCGCGGTTCTTCCTTGCTGAAGAGAACTTCCAAGGAGGCGGTGTCGGCGAAAACGGCCTGGGTCATGCGGTCGTGAATCTTGGCCGAGATTTTTTCGCGGGCACCGGCGGGCACAGCACCTTCAAACTTCACGTAGTAAGCGATAGCACGTTCGATGCGCTTGATGGCCGGAAGGCCGCAAATGTGAGCGATATCGGTAGCCTTCGAGCTCCAGGGGCTGATGGTACCCGGACGCGGGCACACCACAAAGAGTTCGCCTTCGAGAGCCTTGGGTTCGCGGGCCGGACCGTAGTGCAGCACCTTCTTCAAGGTTTCGGTTTCCGCATCGGTCAGGTCGGCGGACAAATCCACCACGTGCAGGAATTCGGCATAGACGGAAGCGACAGAGAGCCCCGCTGCCTTGAAATCGGAAGAAAGTTTCTGGAGACGGAAATCCGACAGAGCCGGCGTACCACGAAGAATGAGCATTATAAACCTCGGTTTAAATTTTTACGCCGTAAAGATAGAAAATTCATGCGGGACGAACCCCGTGATTCTATCCTATCGCTTCGCTCCAGGACGGCTTCGCCCTCCAGAATGACACGCAAGGTTACGAAGCAGCAAAACTCGTTTTGATATTTCGTAACCGCAGCTGTCTTGCGCTTAGCGCAATGACAACAAGAAAAAAACGGCCCGGAGAGCGGGTCGTTTTAAGCTTTTTTCTAACTCGTTGAGAGTCAAAAAGTTAAGATTATTCCTCGACTTCTTCCTCTTCTTCGCCTTCAGGCATTTCTTCTTCCTGGGCAACCGGAGCTTCACCCATCAGGGCGCCGACATCGATAGACTTGAGGCCCGAAAGGGTCTTGAGGTCAGTCTTCTTGTCCACATCCACCTTGTCGAAGGAAGAGACAATGAAGTAGGCGCTGGTGGCCTCGAAACGACGGGTCTTGTTAGCGATGCTGTTCGAGCCCTTCGTTGTCGGGAAATACTTGGCTTCGAGCTTGGCCAAGTCCGGCGAAGTCTTTGCCGTCTGGCTTGCCTCGCAGGCCATCGCCCACACGAGCTTGTTCACGTCGGCCGAGTTGTTCACGTACTCGAGAATCTTCTTGCCACCGTTGAACGAGGCTTCGGTAGTCTTGGTGTAGTGTTCCGTAGCCTGGCTTACGTAGTTGCCCTTCTGCATAAGGACAGTCGCGGCGATAGCCACAAGGAGAATGGTGAGGACAATCGAAATGTTCTTGATATTCATTTTCACTTCTCCTTATTCAAACTTGAACGCCTTGGGGGCTTCGATGCTGAAGTTTTCGGCAAACTTGTATTCGACAAGAGCCTTGTAGTCGGAATCCTTGAGCTTGCCCTTCACGAACTTGAAGGTCGCCACGCAGTTCTTGCCGCAGGCAATTTCCTTCACGCCACCCTCGTTCTTGAGGAGGAACTGTTCGGCAAGGCCGACAGCAGCGATATCGTTCTGCACCTGGGCCGGAATGCTTGCGGCGGTGTACATGTACGAAATCTGCTTGAAGCGGGCATCCTTGTCGTCAAAAATCTTCTGGACGTTGGCATCGAAAGCGGCTTCGGTCTTGGGGCCGGTGAGCGTCGCATAAACGAGTTTCCACGCCATGCCGTACTGGTCCATGGATTTCCACTGGTCCTGCAGGGCTGCGTTCACGGTAGCCTTGTAGTTACCGACCTGTTCCTTGACGGATGCCTGCGCCTGGTCGTTGTACTTACCCTTGAGCGTAAACATCAAGACGACAAGAGCCACGATGAGCACAGCATCGACAATGGCCAAAATCTTGAATTTTTTCATGTTCATATAAAATCCTTCGAATGGAATGGTTTTAACAAGAAAATAATACTTAATTTGAAAAAAGCAAGCAAATTTATAGAAAAAATTGCACCTAAAACGGCAAAAAAAAGCAAAGAACGCGGTTTTTTGTATATTTTTTGCAGAATGAGTGATACAAACGAACAAAAAAAGCTGCCATCGCAGATTATTTTCGAAAACCTGAAGGAATTCCTGCGGGCAAAGAACGCCGCGCACGAATCCATTTTCAAGTTCCACTGGAAAAAGATGTGGCCGTTCAACCGCATCTGGCCGCAGGTCGACTACGAACGCATCGTGCGCCTGATGAGCGAAATCCGCAAGAACATCATCGCGCAGCAGAACCTGGTTATAGTGGCAAAGGAAAAGGCCGAAAGTTTCGAGAAATCTTTCCTGGATGCAGTACCCGCCTACCTCAAGGCGCTGGACAAGAGCTGCGTAGGGCTTGCAGACATCGCGCAGTGGAAGCAGGACATGCTCTACAAGAAAATCCACCACGAGGCAAAACTGGTGCGCGATTCGAAGGGCTACAACGAACTTTTGAAAACCTACGAGAAAGAACAAGCGGACTTGGTCCGGGCCGGAGCGTTCGTGCAGGCCGGCTGGATGGAAATTGCCAGTAAGGTCTAAGGCCATATGCCCGCAATCAGTGTAGTCATCCCGGTCTATAACACGGAGTCGTATATCGCGGACTGCCTTGCGAGCATTCACGGGCAGACCTTTCAGGATTTCGAGGCCATCATTGTCGATGACGGCTCTACGGACGGGAGTGCAGGCTTTGCCAAGGAATTCGCCAGGGATGATTCTCGTTTCCGCATCGTAAGCCAGGAGAACAAGGGCCTTTCGGAAGCAAGGAACGCAGGAATCGATGTCGCTCAGGGCGACTGGATTACTTTCGTGGACAGCGACGACATGCTCGCCCCGAATTTTCTGCAGGCATTGCTCGATGCCGCAAGGTCAACAGGCGCAGACATCGTATGCTGTGCCAAGCATTTCTTTGGAGAAGGCAATCTAGTCGCAAGCAACGGGAAGTTCGCGGATTCCGGTATCGGGATGCCCGCCGGAAGCAAGATGCCCGCCGGAAGCAATATGCCCGCCGGAAGCGAGATGTCCGCCGGTATTAAACGGTGCGCGACGCTCTCCCCCGCCAAAGCGCTCGCGAACGCGCTGTACCAGAACGACAGGCCAGACTATTCTGCATGGAACAAACTCTATGCGACACGCCTCTGGAAAACGCGCCGATTCCCCGCAGGCAAGTATTTCGAGGATATGGCGACCATCCCGCAGGTATTCCTGGATGCGGGGCGCATCGCATTCGTGCCCGAGCCGCTCTACATGAACCGCAGGCATTCCGCAAGCATTCTCGCAACCGCATACAGCCGCAAGAAGGCAGAACTTTTGGACATTGCAGAAGCGGTATGCAGCCTGGTCGCAGGCAAGGGCGCTCTGCTCGAAAGGGCGGCACGGAGCAACCTCTTCAGCGCAAGCTGCAGCATCTTGATGCGCACGGGCGATACGCCCGAATTCGCAGACTACCGCGACCGCGCGTGGAAGCACATCCGGGAATTGCGACTGGGTGCATTGCTCAACCCGCGGACACGCTGCCGGAACAAGGCGGCCGCCCTGATTTCTTTTGCTGGCAGGGCAACGCTCGTGAAGGCGCTACGGAGGCACGGATGATCCCGAAGAAGATACACTTCTGCTGGTTTTCGGGAGAGCCCTTCCCGGAGAACATACAACGTTGTATAGACAGCTGGCACAAGTTTCTCCCTGACTTTGAACTTGTCCACTGGAATGCCGAGAAAGCGCGCGCCACGGGAATCCCGTGGGTTACCGGAGCGCTCGAGCAAAAACGCTGGGCATTTGCCGCCGATGCGGTACGACTGCACGCTCTCTACACGGAAGGCGGGTTCTACCTCGATACCGACGTAGAAGTCCTGCGCCCGATTGAACCGCTGTTGAACCGCCCGAACGCATTCGGGTACGAAAACGGTTCCCGCAGGATTGAAGCCGCAGTCATGGGATGCGAGGCAGGTTTTGCACCCGTAAAGGCGGCGCTGGATTATTACAAGTCACGCGAATTCACGTACTCGGAGAGCGACGTAGATGACATGGTGCTCCCGAAAATCCTTGCAGACGCATTCGCGCCGTTTACCGGAATCGAGATTCTGCCCGAGAGCGCGTTCTCGCCCAAGAGCTACATCGACGGGAAGGTGAGCGCGACAGAAGAAACCTACTGCATCCACCACTTCGATAGCGCCTGGCGACCTGAATCCGTGCGCAAGGGAATCCGCCGCAGGCAATGGCTATTTGCCACCTTCCCCCGCCCGCTGGCAAAAGCACTCGCGTACCCGCTTTCGCTGTGGACGAACCTCACGACACTCGGGTTAGCAGGAACCCTGAAAAAATTTTTTAGGCGCTAGCGCTTAAGCAAAAAGCGCGGGATAAACAGTTTGGGGAACCGCTTCAGGAACGGCAACGAAAACGACCACAACTGCGGGAGCTTGCGGAGGGCATCCTTCTTGTCGCGGTAGGCAAGCATCGAGAACCAGTGCGATTTCCAGATGTTCACCGCCTCCTTGTAGCGCGGGTGGTCGCTATAGCGGGCCAGCACCTTCAAGAAGGTTCCGTACATGAGCGTGTTGTCGAGCGACATGTTGTTGCCGTGCTGGCGATAATAGCAGCACTTTACGGGCAAGACGGGCAGCGAACCGCAAATCTTGAAGAATTTTAGCCACTGCGGGAAATCCTCGAACGGGAATTCCGCATCGTAAGCCCCGTGCTCGCGGAAAAAGTCGAGCCGAATCATCTCGGAACAGCCGTGCACCTCTTTCTTGCCCATAAAAAATTCGTCGAAGGTCACCCGCGGAATGGAGCGCGTGTATCGCGGGTCGCATTCCTCTCCGTGATTGCCGTCCTTGTCCATCAGCACAATCTGGCCAAAGCACAGCGGGTCTTCGGGGTGCGATTCCAGGTAGGCACTCTGTTTCTCGAGCCTGCCTGCGGGCATCATGTCGTCGGAGGCGAACGAGCAGAAATACTTGCCGCGCGCCATCGAGACAAGCTCGTTCATCGTCGCCACCACGCCCTTGTTAGGGCGATGCACGTAGGTAAAATGCAGTTCATCGCGCAGGCGTTCCAGAATTTCGGGAGAACTGTCCGTACTGCCATCATCGACCACGATGAGTTCAAAAGCGACACCCTTCTGCGCCATCACCGAACGCACGGCCGCTTCCACGAACTTCTCGTGATTGTAACTAGCCATCAGCACCGACACGAGCGGCGGGAGTTCGCGCTGTTCTGTTTCGGAGCCCTGCACAAAGGCCTTCACGTACACGTTCTCATCCATCTTTTCGGCAAACATGTTCGTTATGGAGTATTCCACTTGAGCCTCCTGACAGATACAGCAAGCGCGACAAAGGTCACGAAGTTTTCGAACGCGTAGGCAAACATCGGGCCGTGCATTTCGAACAGGCGAATCCCCACAAAGGTAGCGCCCGCAAACAGCAGGTTCGCGCCAACTTCAATTACAAGAAACAGTTTTGTTTCGCGACGGGCAATCAGCACCATCCCGAGGCACCACGCGCCCGAGCGGAAGAAATCGCCCAGCAACTGCACCGGCATGTAGTCGGCCGCAGGGGCGTACGTGCCCGAAAGGAGAATCGCCACCACGAGGCCGCGCCCGAAGTAGAGCGCAATGCAGAACAACAGCGTAAAGCCCACCATGCGGACAAATATCGGGTAGAATTCCTTGCGGAACGCTTCGCGCGTCATTTCCCGGCTGATGCGCGGCAGTATGAGCACGCCGAGGATAGCCGAGAAAATGGAGGCAAAGAAGTCCGATATCTTGTAGACGCCCTGCCAAATGCCCGCGGCGTTCCAGCCGAGTTCCGCCCCAACGAGCGAACGCACGAACATGAGGACCAGCGGGGCAATTATCATCGGCACGAGGCCCATCACAGCATACGACATCCACGGCCCGCGCGTATCGAGAACGGACTGCCGGAATTTTGCCAGGCTAAAGCCTGCATGCGACGCCACACGGGCGGCAAAGATACCCGCGACAATCGACTGCGTCGCAATGATGCTCAATACCGAAAGGCGACCCGTGTACAGGAAGAACGCCACCCACAGCATCTGGAAAAGCGAGGCGGCAATCTGAATAAATGCCCAGCGTTTCACGAGCCCGAGGCCGTTCATTACCGCAGAGCAGATAGAGACGATGTTGGCGGCAAGCATTCCCGGGAGCGCAAAGAGTATGGCCGCCTGGGCCAGGCGCGGATGCACCCCCGGCAGTAGCTTCTCGAGCGGGGCGGCGAAACAGAATATTGCCGCCAGAGCGCAGGTTATCACGGTCGCGAAAGTCGTGAGGCGAAAACCGCCACGCCAAATACCGTGCAAGTTTTTGAGATTATCCTTGTTCTGTGCGGTAAGGCTTACCCAGCCGTTCTGCATGGCAAGGCTCGATGTCGCCTGCCCGATGCTCATCCAGTTCATGAACTGGCCCACGCACGCGAATGCAGTAGGCGGCAAGAAAACGGCAAGCAGCTTGTTGATAACGAAGGCACGGAGCGTGTTGAAGAGCGTCACCGAACCCGAGCCGAAAAACAGCCGCCAAATTTTAGAGGAGCGATCCACCGTCAGCCACCTATCTCACGTATCACACGCGCAGGCACACCGCCAATGACGACATTCGCCGGGAACTCGCCCGATACCACGGAACCAGCCGCGACAACGGAATTCTTGCCGATGGTCGAGCCCTTCAGAATCATCACGCGGTCGCCAATCCAGACGTTGTCTCCAATAACCACCTTCCCCGTTTTCGGGTTTCCATCGATGCGTTTCGACGGGTCAATCTCGTGGAAATCGCTGTCGAGCACGGTCACCGAGGAGCCCACAAGCACGTTATCGCCAATCTCGATTCCCTCGCCTTCAGATACGGCGGTGAACCGGTTGCAAATCTGGCAGTTCTTGCCGATGGAAATTTTTGAGTCAACGTTGCGCGGGTTCAAGAACTCGTACGATGTCCAGAAACCAGCATCTTCCATAAAGCCGAATACCGTGCCCTCGCCCACAGACACACGCCCCTTCCCTTCACAGAGCACAGGCGCAACGGAACGGAACTTTCCTTCGGGTTTCGCGGTCGAGATGCACTTATAGAAGCTCACGCGCGAGGTTCGCACCAGCTTGCGGATGATTCTAGCAAACAAACTCATTCAGCGCTCCTATAATTTCGGTGACCTCGGCGTCCGTAAGCACCTGCGACACGGGGATGCTCAATACAGTCTCGCCCATCGCCTCTGCAATCGGGAACTTGGGATTAGCGGGCAAAAGAACGTCCATTGCACCGTTTATTGCGCCGCCCTCCGGCCCAGCCGCGTAGGCCTGCTGCAAATGCGGAGGAATCGGGTAAAAGATGAGCGTCCCGATACCGCGTGCCTCGAGATACTTTTGCAGGGCATCGCGCACCCGCCGGTCAGGCGTGCGCACCGTAAACACGTGCCACACGTGCTCCCGCGGGTCTGCAGGGATTTCGGGCAATCGCACCAGCGGGTTATGCACCTCGCGCACGTAGCGGGCAGCAATTTCGCGCCTCCGCTCATTCCACGCATCAAGATGCGGGAGTTTCGCAAGCAAGAAGGCCGCCTGAATTTCGTCCAGGCGGGAATTGACGCCGCGGTAACGGTTCACGTACTTCTGTTCAGAACCGTAGTTGCCGAGCATCCGCACCACGCGGGCAAGTTCGGCATCGTCGGTCAGGACCATGCCCGCATCGCCGAGCGCCCCGAGGTTTTTCGTCGGGTAGAAACTGTAGGCGACCGCGGCGCTTTTCATACCCGCTTCAGCGCTTTTCGAATCGGCGGGCATCTCAGCGCAGGCATTAAACCGCGCACCGTGCGACTGCGCGGCATCCTCGAAAAGAAGGAGGTCGCGCGTCTTGGCAAACTCGCCAATAGCCTTCATGTCAGCCAGGCGCCCATACAGGTGCACCGCAAGAATCCCGCGCGTCTTTTCCGTGCAGGCATCCGCAAGCCGTTGCGGGTCGATATTGAAAGTCCTTTCGTCAGGTTCCACGAGCACGGGCACGAGCCCCGCCGCATTTACCGCAAGCACCGTCGCGATGTAGGTATTCGCGGGCACAAGAATTTCGCTACCCGGAGCCAGGTGGCCAAGTTCAATGGATGCACGGAGCATCAGCGTGAGGGCATCAAGCCCGTTCCCGACACCTACCCCATGCGCAAAACCGGAGTAGGCGGCAAATTCCTTCTCGAAGCGTTCGCAATAGGTACCGCGGATGTACCAGCCCGATTCCACGACCGCCGAGGCAGCGTCCTTCAAAGCGTCCATGTAGGGAGCATTCACCTGTTTCAAGTCAAGGAAAGGAATCTTCATTACCGCTCCTTCTTGAACTTGAGGTATTCGCCGTAATCGCGCCAGTAGTCGCTCTCGTCAAACTCGTGCGAAGTGAGCACCAGGCAAATGGAACCCGAAGAGAACCCGAGTTCCTCGGCCCACACTCCGGGCGGAATATGCAGCCCAAAATACGGGCGGTCCAGGCGATAAACCTTCTCGCTCTCGCCGTCAGAAACCTTGATATCGAAAGCACCGCTCGCCGCGACCAGCAACTGGTGGCATTCCTTGTGGGCATGCCCACCGCGCGTCACGCCGCCGGGAATATCGTACAGGTAAAAAACACGCTTGATATCGAAGGGAATCTCCTTCGAATTCTGGATAGGCGTAAGGCTACCCGAACGCTCACTTATCCTCGGGAGTTCAATGAGCGAGCACATGTCGATGCGGGCTTTCTTCAAATCCTGCTCGTTCATTTGCGTACCTCGCGGATAAACTCGTCAAAATCGCGGATGTAGTCCTCCTCGGAAAAATCCGCCGAAGAAACGACTAGCGCAAGCGAATTGGTCGAGAAGTTGTCGAGGGTCCTGAAGTGCATCGGGGGCAGGTAGAGCCCGTAGTACGAGCGCGAAAGGGAATAGCGCTTTTCTTCTACGCCGTCGTGCACCACCACGTCGAAACTGCCCGAAAGCGCGACGATGAATTCCTTCTCCGTCCTGAAAGCATGGCTTCCGCGCAGGCAACCGCCCGGCACGTCGTAAATCCAGTAGGTGCGCCGGATTTCGAACGGGACATGCTTTCCCGATTCCAAAAAGCTCAAGTTTCCGCGTTCGTCGAGGAACTTGGGCAGCTGGATGATTTGCGCTTTTTCTTCAAAATTCGGCATATTACGAAAGTAATATACAAATTTTGGTGTTTTGGAGGCGGTAGATTTGTATCTTTAAGGCATGTTCAGCGTTTTGCCATACGATTCGCACCTCGAGGCGCGATGGGACCGGTTCGTGATGAGCGAATCGGTGAACGGCACCTTTTTGCAGACAAGGCGATTCCTGAACTACCACCCGCAGGGGCGATTCAAGGACGCCTCCTTCATGCTGGAATCGAGCGGCACGATTGTCGCCGCATTCCCCGGGATTCTTACCGATGCAGGGCAGTGGATTTCGCACCAGGGTTCCACCTTCGGCGGGCCCGTAATTTCCAGGAACTTCTATACCGCAGAGCGCGTCATGCACATCATGGAATGTGCGGAAAATTACCTGAAGGGCTTCTGCAGGAGCGTGAAGATGCGGCCCACATCGAGCCTGTTCTCGCAGGAACCGACCGACCTCCTGGAATACGTGCTGGAGCACCGCGGGTACACGCGCAATTCCGAACTGAGCGCCGTGTGCACGCTGGAGGCAGGCAAGGACCCGCTCGAGAACTGCGAAAAGACATGCCGCTCGGTATTCCGCAAGTCGCAAAACTTCAATCTCGAGTACCGCGAAATGACCGACGCGGAACTGCCCGAATTCTACAGGCACCTGAGCAACCTGGAATCAAAGTTCGGCACAAAACCCGTGCACACGCTCGAGGAACTGCTCGACCTGCGCCATAACCGCATTGCAGACGAAGTAAAGTTCCGTGCCCTGTGGATGCGCGACACGGACCATGCAAATAGAGAAAAGTTCGTTGCCGGCATGATGCTATTTGATTTTAAACAAACTAACGTACGCCACGCGCAGTACATCGCCCCGAACGAGGAAATCCGCGAGTTCCAGCCCACGACCGCCATGTACATAAACGTAATGCGCGAGGCAGCCCAAGACGGCATCAGCAAGTTTTCGTGGGGAACATCCAACGGCATGGCGGGGGGCGCCTTGAACCTGCCCCTGTTCAAGTTCAAGGAATCCCTCGGTGCAAAGCCCTCGCTGAACCTGATTTACAGCAAAGAAGAACTGCCGGGATAACCCCCAAATCGTCATCCCCGCGACCTTAGTTGTCATCCTGGAGGGAGCAACGCGACCGATAGGATCCAAAAGCTAGTTGTCTTGAACACAGCAGACTCTCGCGCAGACAGCGCAAAGAACCCGAAAAACAAGCCCAAAAGGCAAATATTTGTAAAAAGTTGCATTTTTGTGCAGTGAACCTATTGACAATTGCCCAATTGTGCATTATATTTAGGAATATAAATTCATAATGCGAGGTTTATCATGGATAACAGCAAACGCAAGGAACTGACCACCCGTCAGGAAGAAATCTACGAATACATCAAGAAGTATTCCCGCGAAAACCACATGCCGCCCACCGTCCGCGAAATCGGCAACCATTTCGAGATTTCCTCGACAAACGGCGTGCGCTCTATCCTCGCCGCCCTCATCAAGAAGGGCTACATCAACCGCTCCCCGCGCCTCAGCCGCGGCATCGAGATTGTGGATACTGACGGTTCCGCCGCCGATTCCGCACCGAGCAACACCATCGAGATTCCCATTATCGGCCGCGTGGCCGCGGGTACGCCCATCCTCGCCGTACAAAACCTCGAAGGAACGGTCACCATCGACCGCGACTTCCTCGCCTGCCGTTCCGACGTATTTGCCCTGCGCGTCAAGGGCGATTCCATGATCAATGCCGGCATCTTCGACGGCGACCTCATCTTCGCCCGCCAGCAGCGCTCTGCCGAACGCGGCGAAATCATCGTGGCGCAGGTCAACAACGAGGCCACCGTCAAGTACTACCAGCCGCAGCACGACCACATCGAGCTCAAGCCCGCTAACCCGAAGTACCGCCCCATCATCGTGAACAAGGGCAGCGACTTCTCCATCGCGGGCCGCGTCATCGGCGTGATGCGCAAGGTGAACTAAGCGCGAAATTCATTTATACAGAAAACCCTGCCGGTGCGGCAGGGTTTTTCGCTTTTTAAGACCCTCGCCTTTGCGAGGGTGACGAAATAGGCTTTGCGAGGGTGACGAAATAGGCTTGTCGAGGGCGACGAAGCGGGCTAGTCGAGGGTATGGACCAGCAGGCCGTCACGCAGCTTGGGTTCGAACCAGGTGCTCTTCGGCGGCATGATTTCGCCCGCATCGGCGATGTTCATGAGCTGGTCGAGCGTAGTCGGGTACATCGCGAACGCGCAGGCGCATTCACCGCTGTCGACGCGCTTCACCAGTTCGCCGAGACCGCGGATGCCACCGACGAAGTCGATGCGCTTGGAGGTACGCGGGTCGTCGATGTCGAAAATCGGCTTCAGCACGAGCTTCTGGAGCAAGGCCACGTCGAGGCTGTCGACCGGGCCCAGGTTCTTGAGGAACTTGTCCTTGAACGTGCAGGCGTACCACTTGCCCTGCAGGTACATATTCACCTGGTTCTGCTTTGCCGGGTGCTGCATCTCGGCGAGCGGCTCAATATCGAACACCTGCTTCAGCTCTTCCATGAGCTGCTCCGGCGTGCGGCCGTTCAGGTCCTTCAGCACGCGGTTGTAGTCCAGAATCTTGAGTTGCGTGCTCGGGAACAGGATGGCCAGGTAGCGGTTGTATTCTTCCTCGCCCGTGTTCTTCGGGTTCTGTTCCGCGCGGTAGCTTGCAGCGCGGGCTCCGGCGGCACTGCGGTGGTGACCGTCGGCAATGTAGCTCACCGGAATCTGTTCAAAGCTCTTGCGGATGGCGGCAATCTCGGCATCGTCATCGATAATCCAGACCGTGTGGCCAAAGCCGTCGCCGTCGCTCACGAAGTCGTAAACAGGCTTGCGCTTGGTAACGGCACCGAAAAGGTCGAACTGGCCGTTGTCGCGATAAGTGAGGAACACCGGACCGGTATTGGCGTTGGTGTCGAGCACGTGGCGCAGGCGGTCTTCTTCCTTGTCGGCGCGGGTAAGTTCGTGTTTCTTGATAATGCCGTTGAAGTAGTCGGCGGCGGGCACGGTGCACACCAGGCCGTACTGTTCGCGGCCGTTCATCGTCTGGCGGTAAACGTACAGGCAGTCCTTCTTGTCGTGCGCAATGACGCCATCGGCAATCATCTTGTCGAGGTTCGCACGGGCATGCGCATAGACCTTCGGGTCGTACGGGTCAACGCTGTCGTCAAGTTCGATTTCGGCACGGGTCACGCGCAGGTAGGAATGCGGGAGCCCTTCGGCCATGGCCTTGGCTTCGGCGCGGTTCATCACGTCGTAAGGGAGAGCGGAAATGTCCTTGGCCTCGGCGGGGTTCACCGGGCGAAGGGCCTTGAACGGATAGATGTGCATCATGGGCTTCTTTCCTTTGTGAGATTCCTTGATTAAAACTTCGTCCTCGGAAATGAGGTTGTGGATATAGCCGGTCTTGCCTTCAATCCACTTCTTCTTGCGGTAACTGACAACGAAATACGCAATGAAGAAGAAAATGAATCCGGTGATAGCGGCAACGATGGTTATACCAATCATGAAGGCGAGCAGGTGACCGGCGGCATTTTCCCAGAGGTTCTTGACAATATCCAAGCAGTTGCGGATAGACATGCGTTCGAATTCACCCAGAAAGTCAAACTTGATCGGGTCGGGGTCGACAATCTTGCAACCGATATAGTAGCCCGAGGGGTAGAATATGCCGAACTGGGTCACGGGGTTTGCCACGAAGTCGGCCACGACACCCGGAACCTTCGGCAGGCGGAACAGCGCACAGATAGCCACGGTAAGGATGATGGCAAAACCGATGGTAGGCCACACGCCAATAAACACGCCAATAAATACGGACCACGCGACCTTCAAGGAATCCTGGCGACGAGGAAACATGCGATTGTAGTAAATACGGCTCAAGCGCTTGTACTTGGATTCCTGCTTGCGCGCAGGTTGATGGTGACGAAGTTTCATAAGCGCGCACAAAGATAGAAATTAGACGAAAGATGCGAGGCGAAAGACAAAAGAAAATCTCGGAAATTCTATTTTTTGTGGTATGAAGCACGTTATTTCAAAGGAAGGATTCGAAAAATACAAGGCAGAATGGGAACAGCTCAAGTACGTGGAGCGCCCCGCCATGATAAACCAGGTACAGGCGGC
The Fibrobacter sp. UWR3 genome window above contains:
- a CDS encoding GNAT family N-acetyltransferase; the protein is MFSVLPYDSHLEARWDRFVMSESVNGTFLQTRRFLNYHPQGRFKDASFMLESSGTIVAAFPGILTDAGQWISHQGSTFGGPVISRNFYTAERVMHIMECAENYLKGFCRSVKMRPTSSLFSQEPTDLLEYVLEHRGYTRNSELSAVCTLEAGKDPLENCEKTCRSVFRKSQNFNLEYREMTDAELPEFYRHLSNLESKFGTKPVHTLEELLDLRHNRIADEVKFRALWMRDTDHANREKFVAGMMLFDFKQTNVRHAQYIAPNEEIREFQPTTAMYINVMREAAQDGISKFSWGTSNGMAGGALNLPLFKFKESLGAKPSLNLIYSKEELPG
- the lexA gene encoding transcriptional repressor LexA codes for the protein MDNSKRKELTTRQEEIYEYIKKYSRENHMPPTVREIGNHFEISSTNGVRSILAALIKKGYINRSPRLSRGIEIVDTDGSAADSAPSNTIEIPIIGRVAAGTPILAVQNLEGTVTIDRDFLACRSDVFALRVKGDSMINAGIFDGDLIFARQQRSAERGEIIVAQVNNEATVKYYQPQHDHIELKPANPKYRPIIVNKGSDFSIAGRVIGVMRKVN
- a CDS encoding DUF1015 family protein, whose amino-acid sequence is MMHIYPFKALRPVNPAEAKDISALPYDVMNRAEAKAMAEGLPHSYLRVTRAEIELDDSVDPYDPKVYAHARANLDKMIADGVIAHDKKDCLYVYRQTMNGREQYGLVCTVPAADYFNGIIKKHELTRADKEEDRLRHVLDTNANTGPVFLTYRDNGQFDLFGAVTKRKPVYDFVSDGDGFGHTVWIIDDDAEIAAIRKSFEQIPVSYIADGHHRSAAGARAASYRAEQNPKNTGEEEYNRYLAILFPSTQLKILDYNRVLKDLNGRTPEQLMEELKQVFDIEPLAEMQHPAKQNQVNMYLQGKWYACTFKDKFLKNLGPVDSLDVALLQKLVLKPIFDIDDPRTSKRIDFVGGIRGLGELVKRVDSGECACAFAMYPTTLDQLMNIADAGEIMPPKSTWFEPKLRDGLLVHTLD